ATACAACTAAGGAAACGAAAGAAGATGAAGACAAACTAAgggaaataataatattaaaaacaacaataataataataatgatgcatgaatgatgaaaaaaaaatacctcgtTGCGCGTTGGTGCTTGCGGTTGCGGTTTTGGCTTATCAATGGATTCGTCAGATGAAGATGATTCTTTCTTTTTGACAACCTCTTTAATGATCAATGCTTTAGGTGGTGGATAGCGGGGTGGTGCCTTAATTACTTCAACAAAGCTATCCGGAACGTCTACGGGGAGCTCACGATGCGGACCGATCTCATACTCGGGTGGCCCAAGGTCGCCCGAAGAGGAGCTCCTTGTGCTGAGTGAACCTCTTGAGGCTTTCAGATAGTTGATCGAGTCGAACCCGATCGACTCACAGACCGATCCCAGCGAAGACGACCCCTTGCTCGAGTTCTTTTTGTAAAACTCATTGCTACTGTCGAGCGAGGACGAATTTTTATCGCTGAACCCGTCAAGAGGTTCCAACTCCAAGGAGACACCTCCGTTTACATGTTTCGGTACTTGTGGCATGGCATTGGTGGTGACATGATTTACCTGTGTTGTGCTGCGTGGTGGTGGATATCGTGGCGGTGTTTTGTTGCGAGCTATGAATGATTCAGGTACGTCTACTGCCATCTCCCGATGTGGTCCTAAAATGGATGATAAATCGGTTCTATAATCTATAGATGGCTTTAGGGGGGTTAGGGGAAAATTCCAACTAATTTCAACACACTCACCATTATCCTGATTGGCCGAAATCATATTGTACATTTCAAAGTCCTCCTGATAGTCATCAATGGGCAAGCTGGGCTTCAGGGTATCATCACCGCCTAGGACGACGATGCTGGAGCCGGAACGGCGACGGGTCCTGTAGGGCAGGCGAGAAAGAGAGCAAAAACGGGAGAGATCGTTAGAGGGCGGTGTTAATTGTCTGCATTCCTGAAACCAACTGCAAATGCAAAACAAACGCGACGGGCATGATttacatttttcatcaaaagcgTTGCTGTGTGTATCGTAATAATGGAAACAGATTGAGGCGAGGGCATCATCACAAGTCGTGCCAGTGAGTAGGTACTAAAGTACAAATTGTGATTGTGTCGGCAGACGTATAGAACATGTCCCTAAATATGTGTAGCTAATGTGTGTGACGATACACAGCACAGCTTTAACGTCTGTCATGTACAGACTAACTAGGTACATGATAGATACTGGTTACTGGAAAGGGGGTGTATTTTTGCCCATGACGAACGATTAGTAGGTTAGGTTAGTACACAGGTCATCCGGCAGCATCATGTGCCGTGCGTTTTACTGCTTGATAAATTTTAGGGAAGCCGTGCCGGCCTAATAGATAGCAGAGATGGTATCGGTTCGGGTCACAATTACGATTCCATCGTTGTGTACACTACGAGGCATTACAGAAATGTTTGCACGGTACATAAATAATTCTAATCGAGCGCGTGGCAGATTATGCTGCCATCATCACATTCCGCTAGCTAGCTATAGCTACTTTCTGTGGAAGGTACAGAGCGAGTAATTTAATAGCTGACACTAGCACATAATTTTTTCGTCCAGAACGTGTAAATCATAGCGCTGAGTTGCTGGTAGGTACGACTACTTGTCGTCGCCAAGAAGCCTAAAATAAACTCggacagatttgaatttttcagctTATACTACTCCAGCttctgaatggaaaaaaaaatctggaacaatttccaaaaatttaagtacctttaaactttttacgaaaaaaaattccacacaaataattttcaaaatacaataaaatcatTGTCGAAGTCCACCCAATAGTTATGttgagaattttgttttattgattGGATACTATAGGCTGCGTCCGTTTAATTATACTTCCAATGAAGTATAAACCAACCCTGCTGTTACTTTGACACTTCAAGCACTGACTAAATAAGTCAGAGCTTCAAGCTTGTGCAGTATCGTACATTGTGATTCACtcgaattttttcaagttttaactAAAAACACATTCAAGAGGCTTTGAAATAATATCACAACTGGAATATTTAGATGATGGCAAAATAATATtaagtaggggaaagtcgggttagacggacacagcgggtaaaacggacacttccAATATTTCGAGAATTTCAATGTTTGGCActaatctaatgatgggaatatgttcgcctgagtgtatcaacactttcgagaccctttgCTTATTTATAGCAAACAAGGTCcaataatagtaaacaaaacaaacaaaatgagaatccattatttgatgtaattttctctcctcataaaatagttcataacttgcaaaattttcgaaaatatcaacagttttcaaaggaagagtgtttattaggcttctttttAACCATATGGAGGAAAATCAGCGAGATTGGGTCAAAAAGCTTGAACatcaatcgttaaaaaaaaaagttgctaaggcgggtaagacggacacctcaaggtcgggtaaaacggacacataagtttctccaggtattctaaatttttcatcggtttgatcctccatatgcctttagaagaccttggcaagagcaattgacggtcgaaaagcactcaacatctcaaacaggccataaaaactgtaaaaacaggatctccggtgaagaaagcgcctataaaatacggaattccgaaaccactctgtttcgcttctggactcGGACCAGTTGGTTTAAAAACGTTTTCTTATACTAAACTCACAAAAAATTCTACATTTACCGCAATTTTTGTGgtaaaatgtaccttttctgaatagtgtccgttttacccgaccatttttgaaaagtgtaatttgcaagcatttttttttgatggCTATAAACacagtcttgatgaaggaaatttactaattccagtcgttaatgcgatagcaaacaacctaaacgCCCATCTGCAtgaaaactgcgatgaaaatagcaatatctggttttctattgcgattctaccttagggtgtccgtcttacccgacatTCCCCTAACAATGTTTTCACAACTTTGTTGTGCAGTTCCTGACCGCTAAGAATAAATTCAAACGTTAAATacaagaaaattattttcaatagtgaaaaaaaaaccttcaatttaTATcgttaaaatttcttcaaatttaagtgTGGGTTACAAAAACATCTGGACTAAATCtggattttttaaaagacaGGAATGTAAGTGCGGAACTTCGCACCGATTCAATTTTAACATGATTGAAATTTAGAGAAATCTTTGTTATTACATACtatacagtagactgagtcgatttgggttcatttttgaatatctcaaaccctggggtcttcaAAGCTTccttttggtccaaaactcatccatgatt
The sequence above is drawn from the Uranotaenia lowii strain MFRU-FL unplaced genomic scaffold, ASM2978415v1 HiC_scaffold_677, whole genome shotgun sequence genome and encodes:
- the LOC129760602 gene encoding uncharacterized protein LOC129760602, whose product is YLLTGTTCDDALASICFHYYDTHSNAFDEKCKSCPSRLFCICSWFQECRQLTPPSNDLSRFCSLSRLPYRTRRRSGSSIVVLGGDDTLKPSLPIDDYQEDFEMYNMISANQDNGPHREMAVDVPESFIARNKTPPRYPPPRSTTQVNHVTTNAMPQVPKHVNGGVSLELEPLDGFSDKNSSSLDSSNEFYKKNSSKGSSSLGSVCESIGFDSINYLKASRGSLSTRSSSSGDLGPPEYEIGPHRELPVDVPDSFVEVIKAPPRYPPPKALIIKEVVKKKESSSSDESIDKPKPQPQAPTRNELNGSVKPIPPPRDHLRIEKDGRLTNRAPVPAPQVPDRKVVPGTPQQQHPLQQQQQHIGQVVEPTPDQLDSIKKFQVS